CGGCGTCGTCGTCTGGCCCATGGTCGAGTTCGAGGCGGACGATGCGCTGGCCGCGGCTGCGGTCATGGCCGCTTCCGATGACCGCGTCGATCGGGCCATCGTGTGCACACCGGACAAGGATCTGGCGCAGTGCGTGCGCGGCGACCGCATCGTTCAGCTCGACCGGCGCACGCGCGAGCTGCGCAACGAATCGATGGTGCGGCAAAAATTCGGTGTCCCGCCCTCGTCGATTCCCGACTGGCTAGCCCTCGTGGGCGACAGCGCGGATGGCTACCCTGGTCTGCCCGGCTGGGGCGCCAGATCTGCCGCGATCGTGCTCGCCCGTTATCAGCACCTCGAGCACATTCCGAAGCTGGCCACGGAGTGGGACGTGTCCGTGCGCGGAGCGATGCGGCTGGCCGCGACGCTCGTGGAACAACGCGAGCGCGTCCTGCTCTTCCGGGAGCTTGCCACGCTGCGCACGGACGCGCCCATCGGCGCCGACGTGGACGCGCTGCGCTGGCTGGG
Above is a genomic segment from Candidatus Methylomirabilota bacterium containing:
- a CDS encoding 5'-3' exonuclease H3TH domain-containing protein, translated to MVVHLVDGTYELFRYFLSPAASFDRTAPEELRAVRGVLGSILGMLEGGATHLGVATDHVIESFRNLLWSGYKTGEGMDPLLYAQFQPLEAALGALGVVVWPMVEFEADDALAAAAVMAASDDRVDRAIVCTPDKDLAQCVRGDRIVQLDRRTRELRNESMVRQKFGVPPSSIPDWLALVGDSADGYPGLPGWGARSAAIVLARYQHLEHIPKLATEWDVSVRGAMRLAATLVEQRERVLLFRELATLRTDAPIGADVDALRWLGPRAEFAAWAERLGTPALHQRASMLAAARG